A single region of the Changchengzhania lutea genome encodes:
- a CDS encoding DUF6520 family protein has protein sequence MKTFKFKLLIPVVAIIFALTSAFATSTSSNVANLAIVDGYIDSPAPCTQKVDCSPDGEILCTNAQGQQAFGKMFPSQTTCPLVVFRP, from the coding sequence ATGAAAACTTTCAAGTTTAAATTATTAATTCCGGTTGTAGCAATCATTTTTGCTTTAACCAGCGCCTTTGCTACTTCGACTAGTTCGAATGTAGCAAATTTAGCCATAGTAGATGGCTATATTGATTCTCCAGCACCTTGTACACAAAAAGTTGATTGTTCTCCTGATGGAGAGATTCTTTGTACCAATGCGCAAGGACAACAAGCCTTTGGGAAAATGTTTCCAAGTCAAACAACTTGTCCTCTGGTAGTTTTTAGACCTTAA